The sequence below is a genomic window from Bacteroidota bacterium.
TGAATAATTTTAATTTAACACCGAAAAAATGGATTGAGAAAACAAATGCGATAGGAATTATCTCAAAATCCGGAAGATATGGTGGGACTTATGCACACAAAGATTTAGCATTTGAATTTGGAGCATGGATAAGTCCAATGTTTAAATTATTGTTAATTAAGGAATTCCAACGATTAAAAGAGATTGAAACCAATCAGTATAATTTAGAATGGAATGTAAAACGCATTTTAAGCAAAACAAATTATTTCATTCATACAGACGCAATTAAAGAACACATTATTCCGAAAAAGAATTATGAAAAAAGTGATGAATGGATTATTTATGCTGAAGAAGCAGATTTATTAAATGTTGCAATGTACAATTGTAAAGCAAAAGATTGGAGAGAGGCAAATCTTGAACACGCAAGAAAAGGATTGAACATTAGAGATTTTTCAAGCATAAATGAATTGGTTGTTTTATCAAACCTTGAAAATGCTAATGCCATAATGATTAGTGAGAACATTGACAAAATAAAGAGATTTAAACAACTAAAGATAATTGCAAAATCACAATTAAAAACGTTGGATAATCAGGATTTTATAAAATCATTGAAACGACTTAATGAAACAACTTTTATTAATGAAGAAAACAGGTTGAAGAAGAAATAATACTAAACCGCTATTAAGATGCTGATTAAGAAAATAAATTATTTTTGTTTTGTTTTTCTTCACAAAATTCTTGCATAGCTGTGGCTACGGAATAATTTTTTGAATAAAAACAGGGCGAAAAGAAATGTTTTATTTTCAGTATCTTGATGGCGGTTTAGTATAACGACACGCCAACAAGCAATATAATAAAGTGGGCAGATAGTGTTAAATATGAACGATTTAACTTTAAATAACCATCGTGGCAAAATGAAAGATTGGTTTTTCAAAAAGCCAAACGCACCATATTCAAACCGTCAGACTGTCTAAAAAAATCAACAATTTGTAGATTAAAGATAATTTGCCACCAAAGGAATAATTTCTATTTTTATACTATGAAATTTATACAAGGAAAAGATAGAAGGCAGTCCTATATTTTTCCAACATCACTGAAAGAAGCAATTCGAAAAACGTAACCTAAAAAAAGCAAATTATTTTTGAGTAAAGCAGAAATAGCTTTATATTTGACAAAAATTTAATCGGTGGTTTGGGTTATTAGACAGACTGCCGTTGGCGGTAATTAAAAAACAGAAAAATATGAAAATGAAAACTTTATTATTAATATGGATATTATTTATAATTCCTACAATAAATTTTGCACAGTCAAATGAGTATAATCTATCAAACCTGATAAGTTTTGACGGAGAACCGTCTTTGGCAATTAATCCGACTAATCCTGACAATATTATAGCTGGTTGGATGCGTTTACGAATTGACCAAAGAATGTGGATTGCCACCAGAGCCTCATTTGACGGAGGGGCAAGTTGGAGCACATACAATTTTTTACCCCACATTGATAATTCATATAACTCTGCTGATGTTTCTATCGCTTTTAATAACTCAGGAGTAGCTTATTTATCATATATTGATGTAGATTGGTCAGATACAACTGCAACTGTTTTTGTTACTAAATCACTTGATGGCGGACTTACTTGGGAATCTCCTGTCCCTGTTTTTCATTCAAGTGATACACCAGATAAACCTGTTGACCGTCCATGGATTGCAGTCAATAACAGCGGAGGACCAAATGACGGAACCATTTATTTAACGGCTATGTCGCTTTATTATGATATGATATATCCACATCATGTTTATTTAAAAACATCAATTGATGGCGGTAATACATGGAGTAGTATAAAACAAGTTGACGACAGTCTGCATTCAGTTGGTTCACTTCAAATTTCATGGGGAGCAATATCGGTAGGCGGAGACGGGAAAGTTTATATCGGTTATTATTCTTACGATACATCAGTAAGTCCGTTTGTAAGAGCTTATGTAGCAAGTACAACTGATTTTGGAAATAGTTTTCAATATAATGTCGTAGCAAATGTATTTGTTACTGCAACAACAGATTATACAAACGGATATTCTATTGCCGCCTCGCCTACTGATACAGGTGCAGTCATTATGACATGGATAGACGACCGATATGGTGATGCAGATGTTGTTTATTCCCTTTCTACGGACGGAGGAATAAATTGGTCCTATCCGGCAAGATTAAACGATGATACGGCAGGTAACGGAGTAATTCAGGACAGGGTATGGTCTTATTTTTCAACTGACGGAAAATATGTTGCTGGGTGGAGAGACAGAAGACTTAACGGGACAGGTGCATTAGTTCCCTCTGATATTTATTTAACCTATTCAACAGATGGAGGGAATTCATTCAGTCAAAATTTCAGAATGAGTGATATATCTGCAACGCATGCACCACT
It includes:
- a CDS encoding KilA-N domain-containing protein; this encodes MGKTTKIKVEEKLISIVKRDEQDYICLTDMVRDEEGSVHIRNWMRNRNTVEFIGLWETLHNPNFKPVEFDTFRKQAGLNNFNLTPKKWIEKTNAIGIISKSGRYGGTYAHKDLAFEFGAWISPMFKLLLIKEFQRLKEIETNQYNLEWNVKRILSKTNYFIHTDAIKEHIIPKKNYEKSDEWIIYAEEADLLNVAMYNCKAKDWREANLEHARKGLNIRDFSSINELVVLSNLENANAIMISENIDKIKRFKQLKIIAKSQLKTLDNQDFIKSLKRLNETTFINEENRLKKK
- a CDS encoding T9SS type A sorting domain-containing protein codes for the protein MKTLLLIWILFIIPTINFAQSNEYNLSNLISFDGEPSLAINPTNPDNIIAGWMRLRIDQRMWIATRASFDGGASWSTYNFLPHIDNSYNSADVSIAFNNSGVAYLSYIDVDWSDTTATVFVTKSLDGGLTWESPVPVFHSSDTPDKPVDRPWIAVNNSGGPNDGTIYLTAMSLYYDMIYPHHVYLKTSIDGGNTWSSIKQVDDSLHSVGSLQISWGAISVGGDGKVYIGYYSYDTSVSPFVRAYVASTTDFGNSFQYNVVANVFVTATTDYTNGYSIAASPTDTGAVIMTWIDDRYGDADVVYSLSTDGGINWSYPARLNDDTAGNGVIQDRVWSYFSTDGKYVAGWRDRRLNGTGALVPSDIYLTYSTDGGNSFSQNFRMSDISATHAPLPCCNSFLGVTINNDYVYAIWGEDRNTDWEIYINKLLIQTTNIKNIKNDNSDILIYPNPVTSNINIQFYLKEKQQIQLQLFDISGKQQTTIFNKMFTSGEHIINESFDYVPKGVYICRLTGKQFISQKLVIIKN